The following coding sequences are from one Candidatus Nitrosopumilus sp. SW window:
- a CDS encoding TldD/PmbA family protein — protein sequence MSALEKALQYSKKKQIDECEIVSVKKNITTIRITDSEIAEIKQNFDESFGIRIIHQKKIASIQTTKKDGIKESIDSAFSTIPSLKPREFWQGLPTTISNRNLEGTFDEKLERISGSKMMDIAQSMINSANSDKINTITGSLNIVSEDFEIVNSNGLCFEDKSTYISGIINAESEQGIVPVSGIGHASGRTLSNFTAEQIGKDAKKMCIESINPKKIDSDVYDIIFEPYSVGELLAFVVSSNFNFKTFSEKKSCFSNNFEEEISVNDLNLTDDPHVAEGVGTKAIDDEGVITQKNNLIEKGVFKSTFSNLYDSYKENKKSTGNGSRIGSPMGRSSEPITISAPHNLKIDSGKSSQEDMIKDTKRGMLVGRLWYTYAVNPIKGDFSCTARSGIRIIENGEIKNPGKSVRIIHNLPTMLKNISEIGNNQQNVIQWASLPSITPSLKIENISVNSI from the coding sequence TTGTCTGCCTTAGAAAAGGCATTACAGTATTCAAAGAAAAAACAAATTGATGAATGCGAAATAGTTTCTGTTAAAAAAAATATTACAACAATTAGAATTACTGATTCAGAAATTGCAGAAATCAAACAAAATTTTGATGAAAGTTTTGGGATAAGAATAATTCATCAGAAAAAAATCGCATCAATTCAGACAACAAAAAAAGATGGGATCAAGGAATCTATTGATTCAGCATTTTCAACAATTCCAAGCCTAAAACCAAGAGAATTTTGGCAAGGGTTACCCACGACAATCTCAAACAGAAATCTAGAAGGCACATTTGATGAAAAACTAGAGAGAATTTCAGGGTCAAAAATGATGGATATCGCACAATCCATGATAAACTCAGCAAATTCTGATAAAATTAATACGATTACAGGCTCATTAAACATTGTTTCAGAAGATTTTGAGATTGTAAATTCCAATGGACTTTGTTTTGAGGACAAATCAACATACATCTCAGGAATTATCAATGCAGAATCCGAGCAAGGAATTGTGCCAGTTTCAGGAATAGGCCATGCAAGCGGTAGAACTTTGTCAAATTTTACAGCAGAACAAATTGGCAAAGATGCAAAGAAAATGTGCATTGAATCAATAAATCCAAAAAAAATTGATTCGGATGTTTATGATATAATTTTTGAGCCGTATTCTGTAGGAGAATTATTGGCATTTGTTGTATCATCAAATTTTAATTTTAAAACATTTTCAGAAAAGAAAAGTTGTTTTTCAAATAATTTTGAAGAAGAAATTTCAGTAAATGATTTGAATTTAACAGATGATCCACATGTTGCAGAAGGGGTAGGAACAAAAGCCATTGATGATGAAGGAGTCATTACACAAAAAAATAATTTAATTGAGAAAGGAGTTTTCAAAAGTACGTTTTCAAATCTTTATGACAGTTACAAAGAAAATAAAAAATCAACAGGAAATGGTTCAAGAATCGGTTCGCCAATGGGTAGAAGTTCAGAGCCAATTACAATTTCAGCCCCACACAATCTGAAAATTGATTCAGGCAAATCATCACAAGAAGATATGATCAAAGACACAAAACGAGGAATGTTAGTTGGAAGGTTATGGTATACTTATGCAGTAAATCCAATCAAAGGAGACTTTTCATGTACTGCAAGAAGTGGAATTAGAATTATCGAAAATGGTGAAATTAAAAATCCCGGAAAATCAGTTAGGATTATCCATAATCTTCCAACAATGCTCAAAAATATTTCAGAAATTGGAAATAATCAACAAAATGTTATCCAGTGGGCATCACTTCCATCAATTACCCCCTCTCTCAAAATTGAAAATATTTCAGTAAATTCCATCTAA
- a CDS encoding calcium/sodium antiporter, which yields MEVIVSAVLTVVGLVLLCFGGNWLVSGGVAIARKFRISNLVIGMTIVAYGTSTPELAASVAAAGEHSAIILGNIIGSNIANVGMVIGIAAVLVPLAVTKATLKKEIPIMIGVSILLVLISIDGEISQYDGILLLVGFGIFGYYTFKDAMKQREANKEEIEQGQGNIFVKSIGLIGIGIALLYVGAILTVDNAVILAKEFGLSEKIIGLTIVAIGTSLPELITSIMAIRKGETDIGIGNIIGSNIYNILLIMGVGATLGGVVIASDVYIDYAIMILFSLSLLIAIKTNIINKSLGLALAIGYTAYLVSAFFQ from the coding sequence GTGGAAGTCATAGTTAGTGCAGTTCTAACTGTTGTGGGATTGGTATTGCTTTGTTTTGGTGGTAACTGGTTAGTTAGCGGTGGTGTCGCTATTGCACGAAAATTTCGTATTAGTAATCTTGTAATTGGTATGACCATTGTAGCTTATGGTACTTCTACTCCTGAACTTGCTGCAAGTGTCGCAGCTGCTGGAGAACACAGCGCAATTATTTTGGGAAATATCATTGGAAGTAACATCGCAAATGTTGGTATGGTAATTGGTATTGCCGCAGTTCTTGTTCCTTTAGCTGTTACAAAAGCTACTTTGAAAAAAGAGATTCCGATAATGATTGGAGTCTCGATACTTTTAGTTCTCATTTCTATTGATGGTGAAATTTCTCAATATGATGGGATTTTGTTACTTGTAGGATTTGGAATTTTTGGATATTATACATTCAAAGATGCTATGAAACAAAGAGAAGCTAACAAGGAAGAAATTGAACAAGGTCAGGGTAACATATTTGTAAAATCAATTGGTTTGATAGGAATTGGAATTGCTTTGTTGTATGTAGGAGCAATTTTGACTGTTGATAATGCTGTAATTTTGGCAAAAGAATTTGGCTTGTCTGAAAAAATTATTGGCTTGACCATTGTAGCTATTGGAACCTCTTTACCTGAATTGATCACATCTATCATGGCAATAAGAAAAGGTGAAACTGACATTGGAATTGGAAATATCATTGGAAGTAACATCTACAATATCTTGTTGATTATGGGTGTGGGTGCTACTCTTGGAGGGGTTGTGATAGCATCTGATGTTTACATTGACTATGCGATAATGATACTTTTCAGTTTATCTTTGTTAATTGCCATAAAAACAAACATCATCAACAAATCTTTGGGGCTTGCATTAGCTATTGGCTACACTGCATATCTTGTTTCTGCATTTTTTCAATAA
- a CDS encoding DUF6659 family protein: MTNNYDELAKKILDLDSQVRFAGVANNKGELVAGGQKDDVEKLLVGDEVKMSIHYALQKRDLYTNLAYKIGNEHSSITEYEKVTMITIPINSNELFLISTEPRADYLKIIDTVRSELNLSGN, encoded by the coding sequence TTGACTAACAATTATGATGAACTAGCAAAAAAAATTCTTGATTTAGATTCTCAAGTTAGATTTGCCGGTGTTGCAAATAACAAAGGAGAACTTGTTGCAGGAGGGCAAAAAGATGATGTCGAAAAACTATTGGTTGGAGATGAAGTCAAAATGTCTATTCACTATGCTTTACAAAAAAGAGATCTGTATACTAATTTGGCATACAAAATAGGTAATGAACATTCATCTATCACTGAATATGAAAAAGTTACAATGATTACTATTCCAATAAATTCCAATGAACTATTCCTAATTAGCACTGAACCTCGTGCTGATTATTTGAAAATCATTGATACTGTTCGTTCCGAACTTAATTTATCTGGTAATTAA
- a CDS encoding ammonium transporter produces MVLDSGDTAWMLVAGSLVLLMIPALGLFESGLLRKKNAASIFMQIFFGLALLSVMWFVFGFSLSFSPSEHGLIGDMHWVFLKGVPSDDALPFAPTIPGVLFVKFQLMFACITPLLLTGTIAERMKFSSFIVFISAWSMLIYYPLVHWVWGGGWLAQLGVVDFAGGIVIHTSVGMAALAAALVLGKRRNYGPAIMIPHSIPLAVLGSSLLWLGWFGFNAGSALAASGGVAGNTVIVTHMASSVSALIWAGLSWVRTGKPSVVATINGAIAGLAGITPASGFVSAEHAFVIGIAIGVISYSGVVLFKEKLHIDDALDVSSVHGVAGIVGSLAIGIFASTMINPGGVDGLLFGNPDQLWIQAVGVAVAAAIGFGGTWILMQIIKHLIGIRVSPEVEDVGLDISEHAESAYSDEEEFMLDMDSYTDALQENDEIFRKKK; encoded by the coding sequence ATGGTACTTGATTCTGGAGATACAGCGTGGATGCTTGTAGCTGGAAGTCTTGTATTGCTTATGATCCCTGCACTGGGTCTTTTTGAATCTGGTTTATTAAGAAAGAAAAATGCAGCTTCAATTTTCATGCAGATCTTTTTCGGATTGGCACTTTTGAGTGTCATGTGGTTTGTATTTGGATTTAGTTTATCATTTAGCCCTTCAGAACATGGATTAATAGGAGATATGCACTGGGTTTTCCTAAAGGGTGTACCTTCTGATGATGCACTGCCATTTGCTCCAACTATTCCTGGTGTATTATTTGTAAAGTTCCAATTGATGTTTGCATGTATCACTCCATTGCTTCTTACAGGAACAATTGCTGAAAGAATGAAGTTTAGTTCATTTATTGTATTCATATCTGCATGGTCTATGTTGATTTACTACCCTCTTGTCCACTGGGTATGGGGTGGCGGTTGGTTAGCCCAACTAGGTGTTGTAGACTTTGCTGGTGGTATTGTAATTCACACTAGTGTTGGTATGGCTGCTTTAGCTGCTGCACTGGTATTGGGAAAGAGAAGAAATTACGGTCCTGCCATAATGATTCCTCACAGTATTCCACTTGCAGTTCTTGGTTCATCTTTGCTATGGCTTGGATGGTTTGGATTTAACGCAGGTAGTGCCCTTGCAGCATCAGGTGGTGTTGCAGGTAACACTGTAATTGTAACTCATATGGCTTCTTCTGTTTCTGCTTTAATTTGGGCAGGTCTTTCATGGGTAAGAACAGGAAAACCATCTGTAGTTGCTACAATTAATGGTGCAATTGCTGGTCTTGCTGGTATCACTCCTGCCTCTGGATTTGTCAGTGCTGAACACGCATTTGTTATAGGAATTGCAATAGGTGTAATCTCTTACTCTGGTGTGGTGTTATTCAAAGAAAAATTACACATTGATGATGCACTTGATGTCAGCTCTGTTCACGGCGTTGCCGGTATTGTAGGATCTCTTGCAATTGGTATCTTTGCAAGTACTATGATTAATCCTGGTGGTGTTGACGGACTGTTGTTTGGCAATCCTGATCAATTATGGATTCAAGCCGTAGGTGTAGCTGTTGCAGCCGCAATAGGATTCGGTGGAACATGGATTTTAATGCAGATAATCAAACATCTTATTGGAATTAGGGTTAGTCCTGAAGTTGAAGATGTCGGTCTGGACATCAGTGAACATGCTGAGTCTGCGTACTCTGATGAAGAAGAATTCATGTTGGATATGGATTCTTACACTGATGCATTACAAGAGAACGACGAAATCTTTAGAAAAAAGAAATAA
- a CDS encoding P-II family nitrogen regulator, with product MLKIEAILGENDVMAISEALKNIGIGGLTVTKVRGRGKRPGPEIHASKGSEIFVPQFNDKYFIEAIIPDSKEDEVVNIIKENGRVGKIFVSQVLRAVDIATGEEGESTI from the coding sequence ATGCTCAAAATAGAAGCTATTCTTGGCGAAAATGACGTCATGGCAATAAGTGAAGCACTAAAGAATATTGGAATAGGAGGTCTTACTGTCACAAAGGTAAGAGGCAGAGGAAAAAGACCAGGTCCTGAAATTCACGCATCAAAAGGAAGTGAGATTTTTGTACCCCAATTCAATGACAAATATTTCATCGAAGCCATCATACCAGATTCAAAAGAAGATGAGGTAGTAAACATCATCAAAGAAAATGGTAGAGTAGGTAAAATTTTTGTCTCACAAGTATTGCGTGCAGTAGATATCGCAACAGGTGAAGAGGGCGAATCCACAATCTAA
- a CDS encoding P-II family nitrogen regulator, whose translation MKKIEAVIKRKNFPTIKSHLHLVGTYIIDKRNLEDNNIYDESKGSRVGSTGLKSIPLAKIEMVVPDKDARRVVEMISKNSGLTANHGGKIFVSEMEEVVDMETNDATQDLELVLDEKPEPITLPKRSRFVPLQKFTLHKLQVIYEENKDTLRTDYRIKSFSDFVNHCIMKYLPTLEKQLKNPTIVYENNFGDF comes from the coding sequence ATGAAAAAGATAGAGGCTGTAATCAAAAGAAAGAATTTTCCTACTATCAAAAGCCACTTACATCTAGTTGGCACATACATTATTGATAAACGAAACTTAGAAGATAACAACATCTATGATGAGTCAAAAGGATCTCGTGTAGGTTCTACTGGTCTCAAATCAATTCCTCTTGCAAAAATCGAAATGGTGGTACCTGACAAAGATGCAAGACGAGTAGTTGAGATGATTTCAAAAAATTCTGGATTAACTGCAAATCATGGAGGAAAAATCTTTGTCTCTGAAATGGAAGAAGTTGTAGACATGGAAACAAACGATGCTACACAAGATCTTGAACTTGTTTTAGATGAAAAACCAGAACCCATAACATTACCAAAACGCAGTAGATTTGTTCCATTACAAAAATTCACCTTACATAAACTCCAAGTAATTTATGAAGAAAACAAAGACACTCTTCGAACTGATTACAGAATAAAATCATTTAGTGATTTTGTAAATCACTGTATTATGAAATACCTTCCAACATTGGAAAAACAATTAAAGAATCCTACAATTGTTTATGAAAACAATTTTGGTGATTTTTAA
- a CDS encoding proteasome assembly chaperone family protein, with the protein MTEEFPEAEVFEIKKTELKSPVIFAGFVGAGLVGPVAINHIIEKLKMDEIAVMRSKYLPPSTVFMRGRLRHPFRFYANKEGTVCAIICEITLRMEGLYSLVASILDWATKKGSKEIVILDGVASTEHDDKAYCAAEEDLVRTMADKDISMIPQGFITGIPGGILNECLVREIQGLTLLAKASRDTTDSGAAATLIEALNRFYDMNIDTTDLQEEKDRIHSEFSELSQKYVEHREEIAGMYM; encoded by the coding sequence GTGACAGAAGAATTTCCAGAAGCTGAAGTATTTGAGATAAAGAAAACAGAATTGAAAAGTCCCGTAATTTTTGCAGGATTTGTGGGCGCAGGTCTTGTAGGACCAGTTGCAATTAATCATATAATTGAGAAATTGAAAATGGATGAAATTGCAGTGATGAGATCAAAATATCTTCCACCTTCAACTGTATTTATGAGAGGCAGATTACGACACCCATTCAGATTCTATGCAAACAAAGAGGGAACAGTTTGTGCAATAATTTGTGAGATTACATTAAGAATGGAGGGTCTTTACTCATTAGTTGCGTCAATTTTGGATTGGGCAACAAAAAAAGGATCAAAAGAGATTGTGATTTTAGACGGAGTTGCAAGCACCGAACATGATGATAAAGCATATTGTGCAGCAGAAGAAGATTTGGTTAGAACCATGGCAGATAAAGACATCAGTATGATTCCACAAGGATTCATCACAGGAATTCCAGGTGGAATACTAAACGAGTGTTTGGTAAGAGAAATTCAAGGATTAACATTATTGGCAAAGGCAAGTAGAGATACTACAGATTCAGGTGCAGCTGCCACATTAATTGAGGCTCTAAATCGATTCTATGACATGAATATAGATACAACGGATTTGCAAGAGGAAAAAGATAGAATTCACTCAGAATTTAGTGAGTTATCTCAAAAATATGTAGAACACAGAGAAGAGATAGCTGGAATGTACATGTGA
- the purM gene encoding phosphoribosylformylglycinamidine cyclo-ligase produces the protein MVLTYKKAGVDISKIKQSQMAIGKLISSTHKLQKKAKIAHGFGHYAGIVEIPGGKLLATHTDGVGTKVVIANMMKKYNTIGIDCVAMNVNDIICIGATPISFVDYIAANKNDVPIFKKIVEGLVKGAKKSAMPIVGGETAIMPDVIEGKGFAFDLAGMVVGLVEKKQLVLGNKIKSGDVIIGANSTGIHSNGYSLARKALLKKYSVKDKVKGVGTIGDALLKPTEIYTKPVLEMVEKCKINGLAHITGGSFTKLLRLKKIGYQIDSLPKIPPIMGLVEEQGVKPEEMYKTFNMGVGFCVVAPKEQATRIRSIFKKHKISSQEIGQIVSKKGVFVNSQKIA, from the coding sequence ATGGTTCTAACATACAAGAAAGCAGGTGTAGATATTTCTAAAATTAAACAAAGCCAAATGGCAATTGGGAAACTAATTTCATCAACTCACAAACTTCAGAAAAAAGCAAAGATAGCACATGGGTTTGGACATTATGCAGGTATTGTTGAAATTCCAGGTGGAAAACTTTTAGCAACGCATACTGACGGTGTTGGAACAAAAGTGGTAATTGCAAACATGATGAAAAAATACAACACAATAGGAATTGACTGTGTTGCAATGAATGTTAATGATATAATCTGTATTGGTGCAACACCGATATCATTTGTAGATTACATTGCGGCAAACAAAAATGATGTTCCAATTTTTAAAAAGATTGTAGAAGGATTGGTAAAAGGTGCAAAGAAATCTGCAATGCCAATTGTGGGAGGAGAAACAGCAATTATGCCAGATGTTATAGAAGGAAAAGGTTTTGCATTTGATTTAGCAGGGATGGTCGTAGGATTGGTAGAGAAAAAACAGTTGGTGCTTGGAAACAAAATAAAATCGGGAGATGTAATAATTGGTGCAAATAGTACAGGAATTCACTCAAACGGATATTCATTAGCACGAAAGGCATTATTGAAAAAATATTCAGTTAAAGACAAAGTAAAGGGAGTAGGAACCATAGGAGACGCATTACTAAAACCAACTGAAATCTATACAAAACCAGTTTTAGAGATGGTGGAGAAATGCAAAATCAACGGTCTTGCTCACATTACAGGTGGCTCATTTACCAAATTGTTACGCCTCAAGAAAATAGGTTATCAAATAGACTCTTTGCCAAAAATACCACCAATTATGGGACTAGTGGAAGAGCAAGGAGTAAAACCTGAAGAAATGTACAAGACATTCAACATGGGTGTAGGATTCTGCGTAGTGGCACCAAAAGAACAAGCAACAAGAATCAGATCAATATTCAAAAAACATAAGATCTCAAGTCAAGAGATAGGTCAGATTGTTTCTAAGAAAGGTGTTTTTGTTAACTCACAAAAAATTGCTTAA
- a CDS encoding cation:proton antiporter: protein MAAEAQFIETIIGVGILLFAAKLMAELFLRLKLPIVLGELLAGMIVGPFALGQFFIIDGKQLLHINEEIKILGEMGAIVILFMAGLEMTPKEFLKGGKASFTVGTLGVVVPFFAGFVIFGLFGFEALESMLIATALTATSIAISIQVLSEFGKLKAPEARLIIGAAVVDDILAIAVLSVVISITGSDAGIESINITDVAITILQVLGFFAIMLVVAVIVIPKVITPRLWKAKGSVEGIATASFFGAAALAGSIGLSPIVGAFAVGMALSTTKVFEKVENYIGKIGLIFAPLFFAIIGAQVDLRAVDLNILMVSGVIIAVAIVTKLLGCGLPAMFFLKSKAQGMRVGIGMISRGEVGLIVAGVGVTAGVLTSEVYSTIVIMVAVTTIITPIWLKMEYRKEQKSGSGEPEQNIEQKPE, encoded by the coding sequence ATGGCTGCAGAGGCACAGTTTATTGAGACAATCATTGGTGTAGGAATACTTCTTTTTGCAGCAAAGCTCATGGCAGAGCTTTTCTTGAGATTAAAGCTTCCAATTGTGTTGGGGGAATTATTAGCAGGTATGATTGTTGGACCATTTGCATTAGGTCAATTTTTCATCATTGATGGAAAACAATTGTTGCACATCAATGAAGAGATAAAAATTCTGGGAGAGATGGGTGCAATTGTAATTTTGTTTATGGCAGGATTAGAAATGACACCAAAAGAATTCCTAAAGGGTGGAAAGGCATCATTTACAGTTGGAACACTAGGAGTAGTTGTCCCATTCTTTGCAGGTTTTGTAATTTTTGGATTGTTTGGATTTGAAGCGCTAGAATCAATGTTAATTGCAACAGCACTTACAGCTACTAGTATTGCAATTTCTATTCAAGTGCTTAGTGAGTTTGGTAAGCTAAAGGCACCTGAAGCTAGATTGATTATTGGAGCAGCAGTAGTTGATGATATTTTAGCAATTGCAGTTTTGTCAGTTGTGATTTCAATTACAGGTTCAGATGCAGGAATTGAGAGCATAAACATTACAGATGTAGCAATTACGATTTTGCAGGTATTGGGATTCTTTGCAATTATGCTAGTTGTAGCAGTAATAGTAATCCCCAAAGTCATCACCCCAAGACTATGGAAGGCAAAGGGTAGTGTTGAGGGAATTGCGACAGCCTCATTCTTTGGAGCAGCAGCGCTTGCAGGGTCGATTGGATTATCGCCGATTGTAGGAGCATTTGCAGTAGGAATGGCGCTATCAACAACCAAAGTCTTTGAAAAGGTTGAAAATTACATTGGAAAGATTGGATTGATTTTTGCGCCATTATTCTTTGCTATTATTGGTGCGCAAGTAGATCTTCGTGCAGTTGACTTGAATATTTTGATGGTCAGTGGAGTAATCATTGCAGTTGCAATAGTTACAAAGTTGTTAGGTTGTGGATTGCCTGCAATGTTCTTTTTGAAAAGCAAAGCTCAAGGAATGAGAGTGGGTATTGGAATGATTTCAAGAGGAGAAGTAGGATTGATTGTTGCAGGAGTAGGAGTAACTGCAGGAGTATTAACGTCAGAAGTTTATTCAACAATTGTAATCATGGTCGCAGTTACAACAATAATTACACCAATATGGCTAAAGATGGAATATAGAAAAGAGCAAAAAAGTGGAAGCGGCGAACCAGAACAAAACATAGAACAAAAACCAGAGTAA
- a CDS encoding elongator complex protein 3 has translation MSKLDSVFSKACSEITQNLLTINEPSKKQVKEEIKRICAKYSLERIPRNHEILSMAKESDFDKLRKVLLKKPAKTASGVAVVALMPKPYACPHGRCTYCPGGIEFNSPNSYTGNEPSTLNAIENEYDPKLQITTKIDKLIAFGHDPSKMEIVIVGGTFLFMPKDYQENFIKSCYDALNGTNSKDLQEAKSNNEHAVIRNVGFTIETKPDFCKKEHVDWMLDYGVTRIEIGVQSLQERVYDIVNRGHNYNDVLESFHISKDAGYKIVAHMMPGLPTMTPKEDIADFKRLFSDSKLRPDMLKIYPSLVIENTPMYQEYKDGKYTPYSDEDMIQVLTEAKKSIPKWVRIMRVQREISPNEIIAGPKSGNLRQIVHQNLAKQGMKCKCIRCREAGLNKKSEPEDVKLTRMDYDSSGGKEVFLSYEDKNESIYGFLRLRKPSSEAHRDEIGNDSCIVRELHVYGKSLKIGEKEESEIQHSGLGKNLMKEAEKISKEEFDAKKLLVISAVGTREYYQKLGYSLYGPYMSKKLD, from the coding sequence ATGAGTAAGCTAGATTCAGTATTTTCCAAGGCATGTAGTGAAATCACTCAAAATTTACTAACAATTAATGAACCTAGTAAAAAGCAAGTAAAAGAAGAGATTAAGAGGATCTGTGCAAAATACTCACTAGAAAGAATTCCAAGAAATCATGAAATATTATCAATGGCAAAAGAATCAGATTTTGATAAACTAAGAAAAGTTTTGCTAAAAAAACCTGCCAAAACTGCATCAGGTGTTGCAGTAGTGGCGCTAATGCCAAAACCATATGCATGTCCACATGGAAGATGCACATATTGTCCAGGAGGAATTGAATTTAATTCTCCAAATAGTTACACAGGAAATGAGCCATCAACACTAAATGCAATTGAAAACGAATATGATCCAAAATTACAAATCACAACAAAAATTGATAAACTAATTGCATTTGGACATGACCCATCAAAGATGGAAATAGTTATTGTGGGAGGAACATTTCTCTTTATGCCAAAAGATTACCAAGAAAATTTTATCAAATCATGTTATGATGCACTAAATGGAACAAACTCAAAAGATTTGCAAGAAGCAAAATCAAACAACGAGCATGCAGTAATCAGAAATGTAGGATTTACAATTGAAACAAAACCAGACTTTTGTAAAAAGGAACATGTGGACTGGATGTTAGATTATGGAGTAACAAGAATAGAGATTGGTGTTCAGTCATTACAGGAAAGGGTTTACGACATTGTGAACAGAGGTCATAATTACAATGATGTTCTAGAATCATTCCATATTTCAAAAGATGCAGGATACAAAATTGTGGCACATATGATGCCAGGATTACCAACCATGACTCCAAAGGAAGACATTGCAGATTTCAAGAGATTGTTTTCAGATTCCAAACTACGTCCAGATATGCTCAAAATATACCCATCATTAGTAATTGAAAACACTCCAATGTACCAAGAATACAAAGACGGTAAATATACACCATATTCAGATGAAGATATGATTCAAGTGCTAACTGAAGCAAAGAAAAGCATTCCAAAGTGGGTCAGAATTATGCGGGTTCAAAGAGAAATATCCCCAAATGAAATCATTGCAGGACCAAAATCAGGAAATCTAAGACAGATTGTACATCAGAATCTAGCAAAGCAAGGAATGAAATGTAAATGCATCAGATGTAGAGAAGCAGGACTAAACAAAAAATCAGAGCCAGAAGATGTCAAACTAACCAGAATGGATTATGATTCTTCAGGAGGTAAAGAAGTGTTCTTATCTTATGAAGACAAGAATGAGTCAATCTATGGGTTTTTGAGATTAAGAAAACCAAGCAGTGAGGCACATAGAGATGAGATTGGAAATGATTCTTGTATAGTAAGAGAACTTCATGTATATGGAAAATCATTAAAAATTGGAGAAAAAGAAGAAAGTGAAATACAACATTCAGGTTTAGGGAAAAATTTAATGAAAGAAGCAGAAAAAATTTCAAAAGAAGAATTTGATGCAAAGAAATTATTGGTGATTAGTGCAGTTGGAACAAGAGAGTACTATCAAAAGTTAGGGTATTCGTTATATGGGCCATACATGTCCAAAAAATTGGATTAG